AGATTATACAGCACGACAAACGCCAGCAGCCCTGCCGAGATCACGAGTACATAGATGACGGTGTCCATACTTTTCAGCATGTCTGCGATCCGTTCGCTGGTAGAACTTGTAAAGGTGACAGAAGCCACGCCGTCCATATCCATGTAATCCTTTTGAATCTCATCTTCTTCCTCTTCTGTACCCTCTCTCGTCTTAAAGAAAAGTTCCTGAATATCGGCAGGCTCTCCGTACAGCTTTTCATAATACGCGGACGTCATGTAGACATAGTGAAAAAAATAGTTCTCAGTGACGGCCGTCACGGCTGCCTCCATGTGTTTCCCGTCATCGTCCTTCAGATAGATGGTATCCCCCGCCTTCACGCCGAGAAGTTTTGCGAGTTTCTCCGTGATCACAACGCCGTCGTCCGTAAGCTGGTATGTTTCACCGGTGATCCGGTTCTTCAGCAGAATAAAATCCTTCAGTTTTTCTTTCTGCTCCACCACTACCTGGTAAGCGGATTTCTCTGTCCTGCCGTAGCCGACATCCACGCTGGATTCTCGTGCCCTCATCGTATCCGTGATCCGGCTGTCCGCCTGCACGGCATTCATGACGGTGTTCATCTGATCCTGCGCGGCATCGTCCTCCATCGCAAGCGTACCGGAAAAAATGCGTACCTCACCAAACTGCCGGTCACCGATCGCCATGATCGAGTCTTTCAGTCCGAATCCAACGAGCAGAAGTCCCATGCATCCCCCGATTCCAAAAACCGTCATCAGGAAACGCTTTTTATACCGGAACAGATTCCGCATCGTCGATTTCTGAGTAAAACTCAGATGGTTCCATACGACAGCAAGGCGTTCCAGAAGTATCCGTTTCCCCGCCTTCGGCGCTTCCGGGCGCATCAGCTGTGCCGGTACCTCACGCAGTTCGTTGTAACACGCGCCCAGAGTCGCCGCCGTTGTACACAGGACTGCGAGCAGCGCTGACGTCACCGTATAACCGGTGTGAAGCGGATTCAGCACTTCGGGCAGTGTATCGTACAGGATCGCATACGCACGTATAATGACGACCGGCAGGAATTTCTGTCCAAACACAACTCCGATGGCGCTGCCGAACAGCGTCGCCAGAAACGCATACATGATATATTTCATCATGATCGCGCCCTTTTGATACCCGAGCGCCTTCAGTGTGCCGATCTGCTGCCTTCCCTCTTCCACCATCCTTGTCATCGTGGTCAGGCAGATCAGCGCGGCGACCAGAAAAAAGATCACCGGAAATACGGTTCCAATGGCTTCGATCCGCTCCGCATCCTGCTCATATTCCACATAAGTCTGAATCGAATTCCGATCCAGGACGTACCAGGACGGAACTTCCATATCATCCAGTTCTTTCTCCCCATCCGCTATCTTCTGCTCCGCGTCGGCGATCTCCTTATCCGCCTTTGCCTTCTCGTCCTCGTATTCCTGTTTCGCGTCCGCGAGCTCTGTCTCCTTCTCCGTCAGCGTATCCTGTGCTTCCTGCAGTTTTTCTGCCCCGTCCTCGTATTCCTGTTTCGCATCCGCAAGCTGCCTGCCGCCGTCGAGGAGCTCCTGCTCATGATCGGCGAGCGTCACTTTATTCGATTCGATCTCCTCACGGGCATTGTCCAGTTCCTGCGCTCCTGCATCCAGCTGCTGCCTGCCTGACTCAAGCTGCTTCCGCCCTTCTTCCAGCTGCCTTCTTCCCTCTTCCAGCTGCTGTCTTCCCGCCGCAAGCTGCTGCCTGGCAGCTTCCAGCTCATTCCATCCGGCCTCCAGGGTCTTCTCGTTATCTTCCAGGTCGGTCTCCTGGGCGGCAAGCTTTCCTCTTGCGGCTTCCAGCTCATTTCTTAGCCCCGCCAGCGCCTGCATCTGCTCCTCCAGGTAGGTGCGCTCCTCCGGTGTCAGCGCCGGGTTCTGCAGTGCCTCTTCCAGCTGCTTTTCCTGTGCCGAGAACGCGGCATCCTGTTCTTCCAGCGCCGCCTTCGCCTCAGCTAATTTATTTTTCCCGTCTTCCAGTTCGGCAGTGTTTTTCTTCAGCGTCTCCTCGTTTTGGACAAACTGCTCCTGATTCCGGTTGAGTTCCTCTTCCTGTGCATAAAACTCGGCTTCCTGTTCAGACAGCAGCTGCTCCTGATCAAAGAATTCGGCTTCCTTTTCTATGTATTCATCGACGGACCGGTTATACTCCTCAACACCGTCGTTCAGCTGCCCGTATCCATCCTCCAGCTGCTGGCGCCCGTCTGCGAGTTTCTCTTCATTTTCATCGATCTCACGCTTTCCGTCTTCCAGCTCCGTCTGTTTTTCCTGAAGCTTTTGGTCAGCATCCGCCAGCTTTTGATCAGCATCATCCAGTTTCTGCCGAGCGTCCTCAAGCTGCTGTCTGGCATCCGTTATCTCAGCCCTGGCGTCATCGATTTCCTGACGGCCATCCTCCTGCAGCGAAGAATACCGGGCATCGCAGCGCTCGTCCTCGATCGCCTCGATCTTATCCATGACCGGTTCAACGGCATCCCCGTATTCATCGCTGTAGCAGAGCAGATCTTTTGTCCCGTCCGTCTCCACGTACAGTTCGCTGTACGCTTCCATCGAAAAGTCCTCCGGCAGGATCACCCCGAAACCCTCGACGACACCGCTTCCGAGACTGCTGGTCCCCCGCTCCAGGCTCAGATAAAACGGGCTGTTGCCAAACCCGCAGACCGTCAGTGTGTCTGTCTGCAGGATGTCTTCCAGGTCAGTATCCGCCCCGGCGGTCACCTTGATCTTGTCACCGATCTCATAGCCATACTTTTCCCGCATATTTGCATCGAGCAGTACTTCCCCGCTGCTCTCAGGCAGCCTGCCGGAGAGCACCTCCGTCTCATTCATTCCTTCCGTCAGTGACATGAGTTTCACTACGTACTGACTGTCTTTGCCATTCATGAACACGTCCGAAGAATACGAGGGAACCACACGCCGGATGCCGGGCAGGCTGCGGATCGCACCGACATCCTCCTCAGTCATCCCCAGTGTCCCCAGCACACGGATATCCATGAGTTTCTGCGCATCATAATAAGCGTCGGCCGACAGCTTCATATCCGGCCCCGACGCGCGGATGCCGGCAAAAAAAGCGACTCCCAGTGCGACGATGATGAGAATAGACAAAAACCTGTTTTTACTTTTTTTGATCTCCATCAGGAAATCTTTGCGCAGCATATGTTTTTTCATAGGCTTTCCCTACCATTCGATCACATCTACAGATTTCGGCTTCGTATTCACCGACATTTCACTCACTTTACCATTTTTTATGCGGATGACCCGGTCGGCAATCGGTGCGATCGCGAGATTGTGCGTGATCACGACAACCGTCATCCCTCTCTCCCTGCAGGTCTCCTGCAGCAATTTCAAGATCGCTTTTCCAGTCTGATAGTCAAGCGCTCCGGTCGGCTCATCACACAGCAGAAGCTTCGGGTTCTTGGCGAGCGCCCGGGCGATGGCGACCCTCTGCTGCTCTCCCCCCGACAGCTGCGCCGGAAAGTTGTGCATGCGCTCTCCGAGTCCGACATCCGCAAGCACTGTCCCCGCATCCAGCGGGTCCTGGCAGATCTGGGATGCGAGCTCTACATTCTCCAGCGCGGTCAGGTTCTGAACCAGATTATAGAACTGAAACACGAAGCCGATATCATTTCTGCGGTATGTGGTCAGCTGCCGTTCCCGGTACTGACTGATATCGTTTCCGTCGACCAGTATCGTCCCCTCATCGGCAGTATCCATGCCGCCCAGGATATTCAGCACTGTTGTTTTTCCGGCGCCGCTCGGCCCCACGATCACCGTGAATTCTCCTTTTTCTATTGTCAGGTCGATGCCGTCAACTGCCTGAATGGTGACTTCCCCCATACGATAATACTTTCTGATTCCTTCCATTACAACGATCGGCTGCATGGCACACCTCATTTCTTTTCTCACAGGCTGATGCCCTCTGTCTGATATTTTAAATACGCTTCCAGTCTTTCCCGAACCCCGCTGTACTCCTGCGAATCCAGGAGTTTCCCGTTGTCCTCCCTCAGTATGGCGGCAGCCTCGCTGGCGGTTTTCAGCACGTCTGCGTCCTGAAAGATATCCGCGATCCGAAATTCCATCATTCCGCTCTGGCGGATTCCCAGGATATCCCCCGGCCCTCTCAGCTTCAGATCTTCTCCCGCAATGTAAAAACCGTCGTTGGAGCGGTTCAGGATATCCAGGCGCTTCGCCGTATTTTCATCCTCATTTCCCTGGATGAAAATGCAGTAGGACTGTGCATCTCCGCGTCCCACGCGTCCACGCAGCTGATGCAGCTGTGCCAGCCCGAACCGTTCTGCGTTTTCAACCATCATGACGGTGGCGTTCGGTACATTTACCCCGACCTCCACAACAGTCGTGCTGACCAGCACCTGAATTTCGTTCGCTGCAAATCTTTCCATCACTTCATTCTTCTCCGAAGGCTTCATCTTGCCGTGCAGAACAGCCACGGACGCCTCCGCCGGCAGATAACCGGCAAGTTTCTGCGGATAATCCGTGACATTCTCCGCATCGAGTTCCTCACTCTCCTCAACCATCGGGCAGATAATATACGCCTGATGTCCCTCCTGAATCTGCTGCTGAATAAAACGGAAGGCCGTCCTGCGGTATCCCTGATTCACAACACAGTTTTTGATGGGCAGTCTTCTTGCCGGAAGTTCATCGATCACTGAGATGTCCAGATCCCCGTACAGTATAATCGCCAGTGTTCGCGGTATCGGTGTTGCACTCATCACCAGAACATCCGGCACGCCTCCCTTTTCAGAAAAAACTTCCCTCTGCCGCACACCGAAACGGTGCTGCTCATCCGTCACGACGAGTGCAAGGCTGTGATACTCTACTTTTTCCTGGATCAGCGCATGCGTGCCGATGATCATGCGGCTGGCTCCCTTCCTGATCAGCTCGTACCGCTCCCGCTTTTCCTTTGCCGTGTTGGAACCGGTCAGCAGGACCGGCGCATACTGCTCCCACTCCTCTTCACTCAGAAGCTGCCTCAGGGATTCGTAATGCTGCCTGGCGAGTACTTCCGTGGGCACCATCATCGCTGCCTGACAGCCATTCTCCGCCGCCATGGCCATCGCCAGAAATGCCACAATGGTCTTTCCGCTTCCCACGTCTCCCTGCACCAGTCGTGCCATCGCCGTACGGCCCTTCATATCCCGTTCAATCTCAAACCAGACCTGCTTCTGTGCCTCCGTCAGTTCATACGGCAGGCGCTCCATGATTTCCTCTGTTTTCCAGACCTCTTTCAATGCAAATGAAGACGGTGTCGTCTCTGATTTTTCTTTAAATCCTGCAACCGTCAGGATAAACAGCAAAAACTCATCAAATACGAGCCGCCTTCTGGCTTCCTTCAGCGCTTCAAAGTTCTTCGGAAAATGAATCTGCTCCACGGCAAATGAATACTCTGCCAGATGATACCGCATGCGCAGTGCGGCGGGAAGGTATTCCTGTCGATACTCTGCCCGAAGAAGCAGCTGTCTGACAGATTTGACGATCACTTTATTGGAAAGCCCTGCTGTCAGCCCGTAGAGCGGCTGCATGACATTTTGTATCTGTTCGTATGCGGCAGGTGTATAATACTCCGGCTGTTCCATGGTCAGACGCCCGTTTTTTTCCGTCACTTTCCCGCGGAACACAAAAACAGAGCCGCGCTTCAGCACATTTCTCAAGAACGGCATATTAAACCAGGTCAGAGTCAGATAAGCATCTCCATCCTTGATCCTGGTCGTGACCACGGCGCGCATTCCCGTCTTTTTGACGTCGGGCGCCTGCATCAGCATACCCGTGACGGACCATTTTTTTCCCGGGACCAGCTGGCAGAGCCGTACCGGCGGTTCATAGGCATCATAGTCTCTCGGATAATAATGGATCAGGTCGTCTGTAGAACGGATTCCGAGCTTTACAAACAATTTTTCTGTCTTTTCCCCGACTCCCTTGATCGATTTGATTGTGTGCAGTGTCTCCATGCCATATATCCTCTTACTAATTAAAAATAAAAGGCATTGCAAAGAATGTTTCTTCCCCTGCAATGCCCATGCTCTATTCTACTGAAACGATGCAGTAATAAATAGGCTGACCGCCATAATTTACCTCTACGTCACAGTCCGGGTATGCCGCTTCCAGATCTTCTCCTAACTTCTCAGCAACTTCTTCCGTCACATCTTCCCCGTAATATACACTGATCAGTTCTGAATCTTCGTTCACCATCACTGACACGGTCTCTTTCGTCACGCTCATGACATCCTCTCCGACCGCCAGAATCCCGTGGTCTCCGATTCCCATGATATCACCCTGTTTGATATCCTTATCGTCGATATGTGTATCGCGGACTGCATATGTGATCTGTCCCGTCTTCACATTGCCGATGCCCTCTGTCATCGCCTGTGCATTCTCCTGCGGCGTTTTTTCCGGTACGTAGTTGATCACAGCTGTGATCCCCTGAGGCACTGTCTTCGTCGGTATTACGATAATTTCCTTGTCCTTCGTCAGATTCTGTGCCTGGTTCGCAGCCAGAATGATATTCTTATTATTCGGAAGAATGTAGATCGTCCTTGCATTCACACATGCGATCGCATTGAGCATATCTTCCGTACTCGGATTCATCGTCTGACCACCCTCGATCAGATAATCCACACCAAGCCCTCTGAATATCTCACCGATACCCTCACCGATGGACACGGAGATAAATCCAACCTCCTTAGGAGGCTCCTGGTTCTTCTGCTCTGCCGCCGCCTTTTCGGCATCTTTGATCAGTTTTTCCTGATGTTCTTCCCTCATATTATCGATCTTCATCCTGGAGAGTGCACCATACGTCAGGGCTTTCTGGATCGCCAGCCCCGGATCATTCGTATGTACATGCACTTTCACGATATCATCGTCTGCAACGCACACAATAGAATCACCGATAGAACTCAGGTAAGATTTAAATTCGTTCTCATCCTTTTCATTGAACACATGATCGTCCGTCATGATAATAAATTCCGTACAGTAGCCAAATTTAATATCAGCCTCCGACTCTGTCCTGACCGCTGTGCCGCCCCCGGATGACACGGGAACATCAAATGTGAGATCAATCTCTTTTCCCATGAAGGCGTCATACGCGCCGCGCATAACCTCAACAAGTCCCTGACCGCCTGAGTCCACGACACCCGCCTCCTTCAGAACGGGCAGCATATCGGGAGTTCTGGCCAGAACACTCTCAGCCTCCGCCAGGACATCTTCAAAAAACGCCTGAAGATCATCACATTCTTCCGCCAGCTGCACCGCTTTTTTTGCCGCGCCCCGCGCGACTGTTAATATTGTACCTTCCTTCGGTTTCATGACCGCCTTGTACGCTGTCTCCACACCCTTTTCAAAGGCAGCTGCAAAAATCGGAGCGTCCAGTTTCTTATAATCCCGGATTCCTTTTGTAAAGCCTCTGAGCAGCTGTGATAAAATGACTCCGGAATTTCCTCTCGCACCACGCAGAGAACCGGATGAAATTGCTTTTGCCAGTGTGTCTGTCGTGACTTCGGAAAGTCCATTGACCTCTTTGACAGCGGACATGATCGTCAGCGTCATATTCGTTCCTGTATCTCCATCCGGAACCGGAAATACATTCAGTTCATTGATCCATTCCTTTTTCACTTCCAGATTTTTAGCACCAGCCAGAAACATCTTTTTCAGCATTCCGGCATCTACTGTATTTGTTGCCACAATAAGTTCCTCCTTAATCAATCTATTACTCTGACGCCTTCGACCAGGATATTGATATGTTCAATTTCCAGTCCCGTAAATTCTTCCACTTTATATCTGACACTGCTGATCAGATTATCAGCTACTGCAAGAATGCTGACCCCATATGATACAATCACATGAAAATCCAAGGAGATTTTATTGTCATTCAGCACAACATTGATCCCGTGTTTTAAACTTTCTCTTTTCAACAGTTTTACCAGACCGTCTTTCATATTTACCGCAGCCATACCGACGATGCCAAAACATTCTACGGCAACGCTCCCCGCATACATGGCGATAACGTCCGGATTTATGGATATTTCTCCTAGTTCTGTATTGATTCGACCCTTCATTCGGATTCCTCCATTTCTGGTTCTTAAGTCTCTGTTTCATAATGACCCGTATTTTATGTTTGTATTATAACCTTTTTTACAGGAAAATGAAATATTTAATTTGAATTTTTTATTTTTCTCTTGCAAATCAGGGCAACTTCTGATAAAATAACTATTGTTGCAAGTCTGGATGTGCTTTCCGGACTTATTATATGTTCAAGGAGGTGCAATCATGGCAAAATGTGCAATTTGTGAAAAAGGCGCTCATTTCGGTAACAATGTGAGCCATTCTCATAGAAGATCTAACAAAATGTGGAAATCCAACATCAAATCTGTAAAGGTTAATGTAAACGGAGCGGCCAGAAAGATGTATGTATGTACTTCATGTCTGAAATCCGGCAGAGTTGAACGCGCTTAGTTCTTCATGAATATCGTTATGAATACTATGAAAAGGGTGTCCTGAGAGGACATCCTTTTTTCGTCATACTATGATGTTAGGGTCAAAAGATCTTTTAACCCTGGCATTATACTATTGACAAATACATAATATCTTAATAAAATAGAACGAAAGCAAGTACTTGCATGGAGGTGTCATTATGGATGAAACCAGTCAGAAGATCATCGACGCAACGATGCGTCTGATTCGCGACAAAGGATACGTCGCTACTACTACAAAAGACATTGCTAACCTCGCCGGCGTCAACGAATGCACACTTTTCAGGAAATTCAAGAGCAAAAAAGATATTGCACTTAGCGGTATCGAACAGGAAAAATGGCGCGGCAATGTTACCTCTGATATCTTTCACGATGTCGTCTGGGAACTGCAGCCCGACCTTGAAATGTTCATGAACGCCTATATGGATCGAATAACCCCCGATTTCGTAAATCTTTCCATTGGTCTGCGCGCACCTCAGCTGTATGAGGACGCCGCACCTTTTATTATGAAGATCCCGCAGGCATTCATCTCTTTTCTTGCCGAATATTTCCGAAGCATGGAGGAACTCGGAAAGCTTCCTCCACTGGACTGTGAGTGCCTTGCCCTGACCATATTTTCTGCGACTTTCGG
The Ruminococcus gauvreauii genome window above contains:
- the rpmB gene encoding 50S ribosomal protein L28, which gives rise to MAKCAICEKGAHFGNNVSHSHRRSNKMWKSNIKSVKVNVNGAARKMYVCTSCLKSGRVERA
- a CDS encoding Asp23/Gls24 family envelope stress response protein translates to MKGRINTELGEISINPDVIAMYAGSVAVECFGIVGMAAVNMKDGLVKLLKRESLKHGINVVLNDNKISLDFHVIVSYGVSILAVADNLISSVRYKVEEFTGLEIEHINILVEGVRVID
- a CDS encoding TetR/AcrR family transcriptional regulator, with amino-acid sequence MDETSQKIIDATMRLIRDKGYVATTTKDIANLAGVNECTLFRKFKSKKDIALSGIEQEKWRGNVTSDIFHDVVWELQPDLEMFMNAYMDRITPDFVNLSIGLRAPQLYEDAAPFIMKIPQAFISFLAEYFRSMEELGKLPPLDCECLALTIFSATFGYTFLKASFGEKLSSVGRTDFIKRSVELFISGIPPLSQH
- a CDS encoding ABC transporter ATP-binding protein, with protein sequence MQPIVVMEGIRKYYRMGEVTIQAVDGIDLTIEKGEFTVIVGPSGAGKTTVLNILGGMDTADEGTILVDGNDISQYRERQLTTYRRNDIGFVFQFYNLVQNLTALENVELASQICQDPLDAGTVLADVGLGERMHNFPAQLSGGEQQRVAIARALAKNPKLLLCDEPTGALDYQTGKAILKLLQETCRERGMTVVVITHNLAIAPIADRVIRIKNGKVSEMSVNTKPKSVDVIEW
- a CDS encoding FtsX-like permease family protein gives rise to the protein MKKHMLRKDFLMEIKKSKNRFLSILIIVALGVAFFAGIRASGPDMKLSADAYYDAQKLMDIRVLGTLGMTEEDVGAIRSLPGIRRVVPSYSSDVFMNGKDSQYVVKLMSLTEGMNETEVLSGRLPESSGEVLLDANMREKYGYEIGDKIKVTAGADTDLEDILQTDTLTVCGFGNSPFYLSLERGTSSLGSGVVEGFGVILPEDFSMEAYSELYVETDGTKDLLCYSDEYGDAVEPVMDKIEAIEDERCDARYSSLQEDGRQEIDDARAEITDARQQLEDARQKLDDADQKLADADQKLQEKQTELEDGKREIDENEEKLADGRQQLEDGYGQLNDGVEEYNRSVDEYIEKEAEFFDQEQLLSEQEAEFYAQEEELNRNQEQFVQNEETLKKNTAELEDGKNKLAEAKAALEEQDAAFSAQEKQLEEALQNPALTPEERTYLEEQMQALAGLRNELEAARGKLAAQETDLEDNEKTLEAGWNELEAARQQLAAGRQQLEEGRRQLEEGRKQLESGRQQLDAGAQELDNAREEIESNKVTLADHEQELLDGGRQLADAKQEYEDGAEKLQEAQDTLTEKETELADAKQEYEDEKAKADKEIADAEQKIADGEKELDDMEVPSWYVLDRNSIQTYVEYEQDAERIEAIGTVFPVIFFLVAALICLTTMTRMVEEGRQQIGTLKALGYQKGAIMMKYIMYAFLATLFGSAIGVVFGQKFLPVVIIRAYAILYDTLPEVLNPLHTGYTVTSALLAVLCTTAATLGACYNELREVPAQLMRPEAPKAGKRILLERLAVVWNHLSFTQKSTMRNLFRYKKRFLMTVFGIGGCMGLLLVGFGLKDSIMAIGDRQFGEVRIFSGTLAMEDDAAQDQMNTVMNAVQADSRITDTMRARESSVDVGYGRTEKSAYQVVVEQKEKLKDFILLKNRITGETYQLTDDGVVITEKLAKLLGVKAGDTIYLKDDDGKHMEAAVTAVTENYFFHYVYMTSAYYEKLYGEPADIQELFFKTREGTEEEEDEIQKDYMDMDGVASVTFTSSTSERIADMLKSMDTVIYVLVISAGLLAFVVLYNLNNINISERKRELATLKVLGFYEMEVSGYVFRENIWLTLFGCILGVGFGMILHRYVILTAEIDMMMFGRSIKPLSYLYSIVLTWIFSFFVNVVMHFRLKRINMVESLKSIE
- a CDS encoding DAK2 domain-containing protein, with the translated sequence MLKKMFLAGAKNLEVKKEWINELNVFPVPDGDTGTNMTLTIMSAVKEVNGLSEVTTDTLAKAISSGSLRGARGNSGVILSQLLRGFTKGIRDYKKLDAPIFAAAFEKGVETAYKAVMKPKEGTILTVARGAAKKAVQLAEECDDLQAFFEDVLAEAESVLARTPDMLPVLKEAGVVDSGGQGLVEVMRGAYDAFMGKEIDLTFDVPVSSGGGTAVRTESEADIKFGYCTEFIIMTDDHVFNEKDENEFKSYLSSIGDSIVCVADDDIVKVHVHTNDPGLAIQKALTYGALSRMKIDNMREEHQEKLIKDAEKAAAEQKNQEPPKEVGFISVSIGEGIGEIFRGLGVDYLIEGGQTMNPSTEDMLNAIACVNARTIYILPNNKNIILAANQAQNLTKDKEIIVIPTKTVPQGITAVINYVPEKTPQENAQAMTEGIGNVKTGQITYAVRDTHIDDKDIKQGDIMGIGDHGILAVGEDVMSVTKETVSVMVNEDSELISVYYGEDVTEEVAEKLGEDLEAAYPDCDVEVNYGGQPIYYCIVSVE
- the recG gene encoding ATP-dependent DNA helicase RecG, coding for METLHTIKSIKGVGEKTEKLFVKLGIRSTDDLIHYYPRDYDAYEPPVRLCQLVPGKKWSVTGMLMQAPDVKKTGMRAVVTTRIKDGDAYLTLTWFNMPFLRNVLKRGSVFVFRGKVTEKNGRLTMEQPEYYTPAAYEQIQNVMQPLYGLTAGLSNKVIVKSVRQLLLRAEYRQEYLPAALRMRYHLAEYSFAVEQIHFPKNFEALKEARRRLVFDEFLLFILTVAGFKEKSETTPSSFALKEVWKTEEIMERLPYELTEAQKQVWFEIERDMKGRTAMARLVQGDVGSGKTIVAFLAMAMAAENGCQAAMMVPTEVLARQHYESLRQLLSEEEWEQYAPVLLTGSNTAKEKRERYELIRKGASRMIIGTHALIQEKVEYHSLALVVTDEQHRFGVRQREVFSEKGGVPDVLVMSATPIPRTLAIILYGDLDISVIDELPARRLPIKNCVVNQGYRRTAFRFIQQQIQEGHQAYIICPMVEESEELDAENVTDYPQKLAGYLPAEASVAVLHGKMKPSEKNEVMERFAANEIQVLVSTTVVEVGVNVPNATVMMVENAERFGLAQLHQLRGRVGRGDAQSYCIFIQGNEDENTAKRLDILNRSNDGFYIAGEDLKLRGPGDILGIRQSGMMEFRIADIFQDADVLKTASEAAAILREDNGKLLDSQEYSGVRERLEAYLKYQTEGISL